From one Asterias amurensis chromosome 10, ASM3211899v1 genomic stretch:
- the LOC139943162 gene encoding uncharacterized protein, with the protein MNRGSAARVDIPSPPSNPFTSLYSLHSVYQRIFSSTRLIESERIGIKMKGPMYAMLILGLVGCCFGANRECYECTYSSLLTSDSSCEAPSESATKRTCDGQCSKTYGEVGSLVTITRTCTSACIASDCVEAGGAKTCSTCCDTDLCNGAGSVTFNLVAMVSLIATVWGLSK; encoded by the exons ATGAACCGGGGCTCGGCCGCCCGAGTCGACATTCCTTCTCCGCCGTCGAACCCCTTCACATCACTCTACTCGCTCCACTCGGTGTATCAGCGCATCTTTTCTTCAACTCG ATTGATCGAAAGTGAACGTATAGGAATCAAGATGAAGGGACCGATGTACGCCATGCTTATCTTGGGCCTTGTAG GCTGCTGCTTCGGGGCAAACCGTGAGTGTTATGAATGCACATACAGCAGTTTGCTGACGTCAGACTCCTCGTGTGAGGCACCTTCTGAATCTGCCACCAAGAGGACCTGCGACGGCCAATGCTCG AAAACTTACGGTGAGGTTGGTAGCCTCGTAACCATCACACGTACGTGTACTTCTGCGTGCATTGCGAGTGACTGCGTCGAAGCGGGCGGTGCCAAGACTTGCTCTACATGCTGCGACACCGATCTGTGCAACGGCGCAGGCTCTGTGACCTTTAACCTCGTTGCTATGGTCAGCCTGATCGCCACCGTCTGGGGGCTGTCCAAATAA
- the LOC139943117 gene encoding U-scoloptoxin(05)-Cw1a-like gives MKGLMYALLVLGLVGLTSSVRCYECEYTSTNGLSNSCEAPDETTPKASCEGECRKVYTEGGGVVSITRSCEAPFCYDHKCLEKDGARICTTCCIRDLCNSACSVTFNLVAMFGLIATAWGLSK, from the exons ATGAAAGGACTAATGTACGCTTTGCTAGTCTTAGGTCTTGTAG GCCTTACGTCATCTGTACGGTGTTATGAATGTGAGTACACGTCAACTAATGGTTTAAGCAACTCGTGTGAAGCTCCTGATGAGACTACACCGAAGGCGTCATGCGAGGGCGAGTGCCGG AAAGTATACACAGAAGGTGGCGGAGTCGTGAGCATCACCCGTTCGTGTGAAGCGCCGTTTTGCTACGACCACAAATGTCTTGAAAAGGACGGCGCCCGAATCTGCACCACATGCTGCATCCGTGATCTGTGCAACAGCGCCTGCTCAGTGACCTTTAACCTCGTTGCTATGTTCGGCCTGATCGCCACTGCATGGGGCTTGTCCAAATAA